A genomic region of Gemmata massiliana contains the following coding sequences:
- a CDS encoding WD40 repeat domain-containing protein: MSTPVTTHVEDTTPVRPSPLVKRVFGEPRFHTDGDIAAIAFSADGSLFSIDEAGVLRHWAQDGTQLARHFLSDLETLWCFSAGAKVLASGNDDLLLWDVKTGQLLRRIEQPSEQQSWVTAIAFSADGTTVVSGHDDGKLRFWDTAAYKFVGEIAAHPRKGIAAIAFSPNGEFVATAGEDLSVRVWDAETHKPVAELKSHTDRIPALTWSPDSTLLISAGWDTSARVWRPPQADPLMLLNSHADQVVTAAFSPDGKYLACADSDFDIHLWLDAVTAVRGPVLRGHNDEIRCLAFSPDGTKLASAGADRVVHVWDMRDGKLIAGPNPRGRHAIAVIPGSPMRLASSGAANVRVWDVESGDEVAPTNLCSAFSVAASPDGKWLGVGGTDYFTQLWDAADGHLAASLEATKPPIGFVTFSPDSKVLAHTSPADGLVWLWTCATGQPDMIIVEAADACTLETVAFHPNGKWIACGGVDYMSTCERDGAVCIWDVTTKEKLFTYDTGVTSLAFDPQGKYLAGAGLDDAVYVWDAETQHTVFVFGGHQQNINVVVFDPTGSYLLSGGDDGTVRAWDVLSGRHLVARAFDCPVQSLAFSPDGKYLFCGNSNTTCYQVEFKKFLEE; this comes from the coding sequence ATGTCCACACCCGTTACCACGCACGTTGAAGATACGACCCCCGTTCGCCCGTCCCCGCTGGTGAAGCGTGTCTTCGGCGAACCGCGGTTCCATACCGACGGCGACATCGCCGCGATCGCGTTCTCCGCGGACGGTTCACTGTTCTCGATCGACGAAGCCGGCGTACTCCGCCACTGGGCACAGGACGGCACGCAGCTCGCGCGGCACTTCCTGAGCGACCTCGAAACGCTGTGGTGCTTCAGCGCCGGGGCGAAGGTGCTCGCCAGCGGGAACGACGACCTCCTGCTGTGGGACGTGAAGACCGGCCAGCTCCTGCGCCGCATCGAGCAACCGAGCGAGCAACAGTCCTGGGTCACCGCGATCGCGTTCAGCGCCGACGGGACCACCGTCGTGAGCGGGCACGACGACGGCAAGCTCCGGTTCTGGGACACCGCCGCGTACAAGTTCGTGGGGGAGATCGCCGCGCACCCGCGGAAGGGGATCGCCGCGATCGCGTTCTCGCCCAACGGGGAGTTCGTCGCGACCGCGGGCGAAGACCTCAGCGTGCGGGTGTGGGACGCGGAAACGCACAAGCCCGTGGCCGAACTGAAGAGCCACACCGACCGCATCCCGGCGCTCACGTGGAGCCCCGACTCGACGCTGCTGATTTCCGCCGGGTGGGACACGTCGGCCCGGGTGTGGCGCCCGCCGCAAGCGGACCCGCTCATGCTGCTCAACAGCCACGCGGACCAGGTGGTGACGGCCGCGTTCAGCCCGGACGGGAAGTACCTCGCGTGCGCCGATTCGGACTTCGACATTCACCTGTGGCTCGACGCGGTCACCGCGGTCCGCGGTCCGGTGCTCCGCGGGCACAACGACGAGATCCGCTGCCTCGCGTTCAGCCCCGACGGGACGAAGCTCGCCAGCGCCGGCGCGGACCGGGTCGTTCACGTGTGGGACATGCGCGACGGTAAGCTCATCGCCGGGCCGAACCCGCGCGGCCGGCACGCGATCGCGGTCATCCCGGGTTCGCCGATGCGGTTGGCGAGTTCGGGGGCGGCGAACGTGCGCGTGTGGGACGTCGAGAGCGGCGACGAGGTCGCCCCGACGAACCTGTGCTCGGCGTTCTCGGTCGCGGCCAGCCCGGACGGGAAGTGGCTCGGCGTCGGGGGCACGGACTACTTCACGCAGTTGTGGGACGCGGCCGACGGGCACCTCGCCGCGTCGCTCGAAGCGACCAAGCCGCCGATCGGGTTCGTCACGTTCAGCCCGGACTCCAAGGTTCTGGCGCACACCAGCCCGGCCGACGGCCTCGTGTGGCTGTGGACGTGTGCGACCGGCCAGCCGGACATGATTATCGTCGAGGCCGCCGACGCCTGTACCCTGGAGACAGTGGCGTTCCACCCGAACGGCAAGTGGATCGCGTGCGGCGGCGTTGACTACATGTCCACGTGCGAGCGCGACGGCGCGGTGTGCATCTGGGACGTGACGACGAAGGAAAAGCTCTTCACCTACGACACGGGCGTGACCTCGCTCGCGTTCGACCCGCAGGGCAAGTACCTCGCGGGCGCCGGGCTCGACGACGCGGTGTACGTGTGGGACGCGGAGACGCAGCACACGGTGTTCGTGTTCGGCGGGCACCAGCAGAACATCAACGTGGTGGTGTTCGACCCGACCGGGAGCTACCTGCTCAGCGGCGGCGACGACGGCACCGTGCGCGCGTGGGACGTGCTCAGCGGCCGGCACCTCGTGGCCCGCGCGTTCGACTGCCCGGTGCAGTCGCTCGCGTTCAGCCCGGACGGGAAGTACCTCTTCTGCGGGAACAGCAACACGACCTGCTACCAGGTCGAGTTCAAGAAGTTCCTGGAAGAGTGA
- a CDS encoding DUF6940 family protein, whose translation MWTTQRTELATGLHFTVQRDDQPATFAEVLRALRTDTEFRSWLNALLAEAPFTAFRWETPAVTSATAPQVFEFVVLDAPHLTRAPNPDAFEEHFHHSPDAEVLDFPNLSGDAVLVVPRPIAGPSAYAHLAAFVRNAPESQRDALWARVGEAMAQRLGAAPVWLSTAGAGVPWLHVRLDNSPKYYGHVTYRRPAK comes from the coding sequence ATGTGGACGACGCAACGTACCGAGCTGGCCACCGGCCTTCACTTCACGGTCCAACGAGACGACCAACCCGCTACCTTCGCCGAAGTCCTTCGGGCGCTCCGAACTGACACCGAATTCCGTTCCTGGCTGAACGCGCTCCTCGCCGAGGCGCCCTTCACTGCGTTCCGATGGGAAACGCCCGCGGTCACTTCCGCAACTGCGCCGCAAGTGTTCGAGTTCGTTGTGTTGGACGCTCCGCACCTCACCCGCGCTCCCAATCCGGACGCTTTTGAGGAGCACTTTCACCACTCCCCCGACGCGGAAGTGCTCGATTTCCCGAACCTCAGCGGCGACGCGGTCCTGGTCGTCCCGCGCCCGATCGCGGGGCCGTCCGCATACGCGCACCTCGCGGCGTTCGTGCGGAATGCTCCGGAATCTCAGCGCGACGCGCTGTGGGCGCGGGTCGGCGAAGCGATGGCTCAGCGCCTCGGCGCGGCCCCTGTGTGGCTCAGCACGGCTGGCGCCGGCGTACCGTGGCTCCACGTGCGGCTGGACAACAGCCCCAAATACTACGGGCACGTAACGTACCGGCGCCCCGCGAAGTGA